Proteins co-encoded in one Zygotorulaspora mrakii chromosome 5, complete sequence genomic window:
- the YKE2 gene encoding tubulin-binding prefolding complex subunit YKE2 (similar to Saccharomyces cerevisiae YKE2 (YLR200W); ancestral locus Anc_7.352) — MSDLAAKYQGLQGELEELIVARQKLETQLQENKIVNDEFEHLKDDTQVYKLTGNVLLPVEQVDARTNVTKRLEFIQGEITRCEKNIEDKQQEQNKLREEITKIQSAASA, encoded by the coding sequence ATGTCTGATTTGGCTGCCAAATACCAAGGGTTGCAGGGTGAGCTAGAAGAACTAATCGTTGCTAGACAGAAACTTGAAACACAGCTCcaggaaaataaaattgTCAATGATGAGTTTGAGCACCTGAAAGACGACACCCAAGTTTATAAATTAACAGGTAATGTTTTACTACCAGTAGAGCAGGTCGATGCACGCACAAATGTTACCAAGAGGCTGGAATTCATTCAAGGCGAAATTACACGTTGTGAGAAGAACATTGAAGATAAACAGCAGGAGCAAAACAAGTTAAGAGAAGAGATAACGAAAATACAAAGCGCTGCTAGCGCATAA